In Bacilli bacterium, the genomic window ATCAATCATTTTTTGACAGAAATAAACGGTTTCAGTTGTGGTACAATATCCGTCAGAGGTGAAAAACATGGCTTCGATTCCCAAATTTCTGATTGTTACAGGTGCCATTCTCATCATAGTCGGTCTTGTTTGGCCGGTTGCCGGCAAGTTTCTTCATTTGGGGCGGTTGCCGGGCGATATTGTGATCGAGAAGGGCAATTTTCGCTTCTATTTTCCTGTCGTAACCTGCATCGTGCTTAGCGTTGGCTTGTCCTTGCTCATGTATTTGATTCGGTTTTTTACAAAGTAGCGAATTGGTCCCATTTTTCAGTTTAGAGCTTCATTTATTTTTTTTGCGCGTTGTTTTGTGTCTGTTTAATTCCCGGAGCAAGTCTTGTTCGACACCGTTCAAGTGATTGAGCATCAATTGTCTCGCCGACTCGGAATTATGCTCGACCAAGGCGTCGGCAATCAGCATATGTTCCCTCAAAGATTGTTCCACACGGCCGGGAATTTTCATCGACTGCATGCGGCTTGCCTTTAACAAATCAATCAAGTTAACCATGACCCGCAGCACAACCTCGTTTCCGGCAGCTTCCGCGACCGACAGGTGAAATTCCTGGTCGGATATCGACAAAAACTCATCGCGTTCTTCCTGGGTGGAAAAATTGTTTTTCTCCATGATCTGTTCATAAACTTCTTTGGTTTTCCGCGCAATTTGCCGT contains:
- a CDS encoding DUF2905 domain-containing protein is translated as MASIPKFLIVTGAILIIVGLVWPVAGKFLHLGRLPGDIVIEKGNFRFYFPVVTCIVLSVGLSLLMYLIRFFTK
- a CDS encoding FadR/GntR family transcriptional regulator; this translates as MFTPINENKKTFYNKVVEHIRELIDTGKLQPGDKLPPERELAEMMKVSRPTIREALKLLSAMGYLNIQHGNGVFVAQYIERIDNLASLLFMQSDKVSELFEVRKTLETQTAAWAAVRGKAILLRQIARKTKEVYEQIMEKNNFSTQEERDEFLSISDQEFHLSVAEAAGNEVVLRVMVNLIDLLKASRMQSMKIPGRVEQSLREHMLIADALVEHNSESARQLMLNHLNGVEQDLLRELNRHKTTRKKNK